In Oryza sativa Japonica Group chromosome 11, ASM3414082v1, the following are encoded in one genomic region:
- the LOC9269597 gene encoding disease resistance protein RGA2: MKVLEDLIAPAFFADLVSRLIAFLISRYSNRACFEETAIKLELLVLKIHAVIQEAEHRHIAGNQSLLLWLKKLIKGMYQAYYVLDNARHPQDDQYINSVVTSGRSVSLSRFCCPAKRPRTVAMDFQVNNNGSIHQLSSTLAFLEDYSANLRDLILLLACCPPLPIRQPVSDFLSDERNMFGRLVEREQIISFLMQPGNHLGVLPIVGGPEVGKGTIIKHVCNDDRVRNRFDMILYSYGSILQINPADDVLETLTSHGHILHQADVSTSSLHRKHLIVIKNTYEVVIDKVAWATLCASLRSIGNGSKIIIVSENDNIKDLGTTGAMRIDPLLQEEYWYFFRSLAFGSGSSILEEHAGLAVVGRQIAAELHGSLFGAKVLGRFLRANLDEQFSHTMLNTVYRFHEVMQRDKYFTKLSIARVALKVLPMPLRLKSASQTGEASEMPGTMVQELVAGSVLPVEKEMEVVLWESAYQPSYRYTVVCERVEKPRCSATKRMKQK; the protein is encoded by the coding sequence ATGAAGGTTCTTGAGGACCTCATTGCCCCGGCATTCTTCGCGGATCTTGTGAGCCGGCTCATCGCCTTCCTGATCAGCCGATACAGCAACCGAGCATGCTTCGAGGAGACAGCCATCAAGCTCGAGCTGCTCGTGCTCAAGATCCATGCTGTCATCCAAGAGGCTGAGCATCGTCATATCGCAGGTAACCAGAGTCTTCTCCTGTGGCTCAAGAAGCTCATTAAAGGGATGTACCAAGCATATTATGTGCTTGATAATGCAAGGCACCCCCAAGATGATCAGTACATAAATTCAGTTGTGACCAGTGGCCGGTCAGTTTCCTTGTCTCGTTTCTGCTGCCCTGCCAAGCGACCCCGTACGGTCGCGATGGATTTCCAAGTCAACAACAATGGTAGCATCCATCAGCTAAGTTCCACCCTGGCGTTCTTAGAAGATTATTCTGCAAACTTGAGGGATCTCATTCTGCTTCTGGCATGCTGCCCTCCATTACCAATTAGGCAGCCTGTCAGTGACTTTCTGTCTGATGAGAGAAACATGTTTGGCAGGCTAGTAGAGAGGGAGCAGATCATCAGCTTCCTGATGCAGCCTGGGAACCATCTTGGTGTACTCCCTATAGTTGGTGGTCCAGAGGTTGGAAAGGGCACCATCATCAAGCATGTTTGCAACGATGACAGAGTGCGCAATCGCTTCGACATGATCCTGTACTCCTATGGATCAATTCTTCAGATAAATCCTGCTGATGATGTGTTGGAAACACTAACAAGTCATGGCCACATTCTTCACCAGGCCGATGTTTCAACCTCTTCACTGCACAGGAAGCATCTCATTGTGATAAAAAACACATATGAAGTAGTGATTGACAAGGTAGCATGGGCTACACTCTGTGCTTCTCTAAGATCAATTGGAAATGGAAGCAAGATCATAATAGTCAGCGAGAATGACAACATCAAAGATCTTGGTACGACGGGAGCGATGCGGATCGATCCATTACTCCAAGAGGAATACTGGTACTTCTTCAGGTCACTTGCCTTTGGTTCAGGTTCTAGCATTCTAGAGGAGCATGCAGGGCTCGCTGTGGTTGGCAGACAAATTGCAGCAGAACTTCATGGCTCATTGTTTGGAGCCAAGGTACTCGGTAGGTTTCTAAGGGCAAACCTTGATGAACAGTTTTCGCACACTATGCTTAACACCGTGTACAGATTCCATGAAGTGATGCAACGTGACAAGTATTTCACCAAGCTCAGCATCGCTCGTGTGGCTCTGAAGGTGCTTCCAATGCCTCTTAGGCTAAAGAGTGCTTCTCAGACCGGCGAGGCTTCAGAGATGCCTGGCACTATGGTTCAAGAACTAGTTGCCGGCAGCGTTCTTCCTGTAGAGAAAGAGATGGAGGTTGTGCTGTGGGAGTCTGCCTACCAGCCGAGTTACCGCTACACCGTTGTTTGTGAGAGAGTTGAGAAGCCTCGTTGCAGTGCAACCAAACGAATGAAGCAGAAGTAA